A region from the Mycolicibacterium litorale genome encodes:
- a CDS encoding sensor histidine kinase produces MSALSRIFRRTPSLRTRVAFATAIGAAIVVVIVGTVVWVGITNDRKERLDRRLDEAAGFAIPFLPRGLDTIPKSPNNQDVVITVRRPNGEVTSNSQVILPEAPAGYADTYVDGVRYRVRTVEIQFPEPMSVEVGATYDATVADTNSLHRRVIIICALAVGAATLLGWLLAAFAVRPLKRLAEQTRQIDAGDEAPDVEVRGATEAVEIAEAVKGMLERIWSEQDRTKAALASARDFASVSAHELRTPLTAMRTNLEVLATLDLADEQRKEVVNDVIRTQSRIEATLSALERLAQGELSTADDHVPVDITELLDRAAHDAMRVYPDLEVTLVPAPTVIIVGLPAGLRLAVDNAIANAVKHGGARRVQLSAVSSRAGVEIAVDDDGVGVPEEERTRVFERFSRGSTASHSGSGLGLALVAQQAELHGGTATLEASPLGGARLLLRLPGPRG; encoded by the coding sequence ATGAGCGCGCTGTCGCGGATCTTCCGCCGCACCCCGTCTCTGCGGACCAGGGTGGCGTTCGCGACAGCGATCGGCGCGGCCATCGTCGTCGTCATCGTCGGGACCGTCGTGTGGGTCGGCATCACCAACGACCGCAAGGAACGCCTCGACCGCCGCCTCGACGAGGCCGCCGGCTTCGCGATCCCGTTCCTGCCGCGCGGGCTCGACACGATCCCGAAGTCGCCGAACAATCAGGACGTCGTCATCACGGTGCGCCGGCCCAACGGCGAGGTGACCTCGAATTCGCAGGTGATCCTGCCCGAGGCGCCCGCAGGCTACGCCGACACCTACGTCGACGGTGTGCGCTACCGCGTCCGCACGGTCGAGATCCAGTTCCCCGAGCCCATGTCGGTGGAGGTCGGCGCCACCTACGACGCCACCGTCGCCGACACCAACAGCCTGCACCGGCGGGTGATCATCATCTGTGCACTCGCCGTCGGCGCGGCCACGCTGCTGGGATGGCTGCTGGCCGCGTTCGCCGTGCGCCCGCTCAAACGGCTGGCCGAACAGACCCGCCAGATCGACGCCGGTGACGAAGCGCCCGACGTCGAAGTGCGCGGCGCGACCGAGGCCGTCGAGATCGCCGAGGCCGTCAAGGGCATGCTCGAACGCATCTGGTCCGAACAGGACCGCACCAAGGCCGCGCTGGCGTCGGCCCGCGACTTCGCCTCGGTGTCCGCCCATGAACTGCGCACGCCGTTGACCGCGATGCGCACCAACCTCGAGGTACTGGCCACCCTCGACCTCGCCGACGAGCAGCGCAAAGAGGTGGTCAACGACGTCATTCGCACCCAGTCGCGGATCGAGGCGACCCTGTCGGCACTGGAGCGACTCGCCCAGGGCGAGCTGTCCACCGCCGACGACCACGTGCCGGTCGACATCACCGAACTGCTCGACCGCGCCGCCCACGACGCGATGCGCGTGTACCCCGACCTCGAGGTCACCCTGGTGCCCGCGCCGACGGTGATCATCGTCGGGCTGCCCGCGGGGTTGCGGTTGGCCGTCGACAACGCGATCGCCAACGCGGTCAAACACGGTGGGGCGAGGCGCGTGCAGCTGTCGGCGGTCAGTTCGCGCGCGGGAGTCGAGATCGCCGTCGACGACGACGGCGTCGGGGTACCCGAGGAGGAACGCACCCGGGTGTTCGAGCGGTTCTCCCGCGGGTCGACCGCATCGCACTCCGGCTCGGGGCTGGGGTTGGCGCTGGTCGCCCAGCAGGCCGAACTACACGGCGGCACCGCGACACTGGAGGCCAGCCCGCTGGGCGGGGCCCGGCTGCTGCTGCGCCTGCCCGGCCCGCGGGGCTGA
- a CDS encoding FKBP-type peptidyl-prolyl cis-trans isomerase — translation MNPGQKPEIDFPDGPAPAELVIEDLVVGEGPEAVPGANVEVHYVGVEYDTGEEFDSSWNRGQSIEFPLQGLIQGWQDGIPGMRVGGRRKLTIPPAQAYGPAGGGHRLSGKTLIFVIDLLATR, via the coding sequence GTGAACCCAGGACAGAAGCCCGAGATCGACTTCCCGGACGGTCCGGCTCCGGCCGAGCTCGTCATCGAGGACCTGGTCGTCGGCGAGGGACCCGAAGCCGTGCCCGGCGCCAACGTCGAGGTGCACTACGTCGGGGTGGAGTACGACACCGGCGAAGAGTTCGACAGCTCGTGGAACCGGGGCCAGTCGATCGAGTTCCCGTTGCAGGGCCTGATCCAGGGCTGGCAGGACGGGATTCCGGGCATGCGGGTCGGCGGCCGTCGCAAGCTGACGATCCCGCCCGCCCAGGCCTACGGGCCAGCCGGTGGTGGGCACCGGCTGTCGGGCAAGACGTTGATCTTCGTCATCGACCTGCTGGCCACTCGCTGA
- a CDS encoding DUF2630 family protein, whose amino-acid sequence MASDQDILAQVNKLVAEEQQLREAVQHGEIDESEERQRLRAVEIQLDQCWDLLRQRRALRDSGKDPREAEVRPADEVEGYLN is encoded by the coding sequence GTGGCATCAGATCAAGACATCCTGGCTCAGGTGAACAAGCTCGTCGCCGAGGAGCAGCAACTCCGCGAAGCGGTGCAGCACGGTGAGATCGACGAGAGCGAAGAGCGGCAGCGGCTGCGGGCGGTGGAGATCCAGCTCGACCAGTGCTGGGATCTGCTGCGCCAACGGCGCGCGCTGCGCGACAGCGGTAAGGATCCGCGGGAGGCGGAGGTGCGCCCCGCCGACGAGGTGGAGGGCTACCTGAACTGA
- a CDS encoding phytoene desaturase family protein yields the protein MSAAYDALIVGGGHNGLVAAAYLARAGRRVRLLERLDHVGGAAVSAHAFDGVDARLSRYSYLVSLLPRRIVDDLGARIRLVKRRYSSYTPDPATGGHTGLLIGASSTFDEVAAAADEPRFTEFYRRCRTVTERLWPTLTAPLMTREQARTHVLAGGADGAVQAWAAITGAPIGAAITAAVDSDLVRGVMATDALIGTFARTDDPSLAQNVCFLYHLLGGGTGDWDVPVGGMGAVSGALAAAAAGFGAEITTGAEVTAITPDGEVTYRADGREHRIGAHHVLANVTPAVLAGLLGEPAPPSAPGSQVKVNLMLRRLPRLRDTTVTAEQAFGGTFHINETLSQLDAAHDRAAAGEVPTPLPCEIYCHSLTDPTILSDGLRASGAQTLTVFGLHTPHSLLTRGDDDRMRNTLTSAVLTSLNSVLAEPVQDVVMEDAAGRLCIETKTTADLERSLNMTAGHIFHGGLQWPFAEDGDPLDTPARRWGVATDHPRILLCGSGSRRGGAVSGIGGHNAAMAVLDS from the coding sequence CTGAGCGCGGCCTACGACGCGCTGATCGTCGGCGGAGGGCACAATGGGCTGGTCGCAGCGGCGTACCTCGCGCGTGCCGGCCGGCGGGTGCGGCTGCTGGAGCGGCTCGACCACGTCGGCGGGGCCGCGGTGTCGGCGCACGCGTTCGACGGTGTCGACGCCCGCCTCTCGCGCTACTCGTACCTGGTCAGCCTGCTTCCCCGGCGGATCGTCGACGACCTCGGCGCGAGGATCCGCCTGGTCAAGCGGCGGTACTCGTCCTACACGCCCGACCCAGCCACCGGCGGGCACACCGGCCTGCTCATCGGTGCGTCCAGCACGTTCGACGAGGTCGCGGCCGCCGCCGACGAGCCCCGTTTCACCGAGTTCTACCGGCGCTGCCGCACCGTCACCGAACGGCTGTGGCCGACGCTGACCGCACCGCTGATGACACGCGAGCAGGCGCGCACACACGTGCTGGCCGGTGGTGCCGACGGCGCGGTCCAGGCATGGGCGGCGATCACCGGGGCGCCCATCGGGGCGGCGATCACCGCCGCGGTGGACAGCGATCTGGTGCGCGGGGTGATGGCCACCGACGCGCTGATCGGCACGTTCGCCCGCACCGACGATCCGTCGCTGGCGCAGAACGTCTGCTTCCTCTACCACCTGCTCGGCGGCGGCACCGGCGACTGGGATGTGCCGGTCGGCGGCATGGGCGCGGTGAGCGGTGCGCTGGCCGCCGCCGCGGCCGGGTTCGGCGCGGAGATCACCACCGGCGCCGAGGTCACCGCGATCACGCCGGACGGCGAGGTCACCTACCGCGCCGACGGCCGCGAGCACCGGATCGGCGCGCACCACGTGCTGGCCAACGTCACCCCCGCCGTGCTGGCCGGCCTCCTGGGCGAGCCCGCGCCGCCGTCCGCCCCCGGGTCGCAGGTGAAGGTGAACCTGATGCTGCGGCGGCTGCCCCGATTGCGTGATACCACCGTGACGGCCGAGCAGGCGTTCGGCGGGACGTTCCACATCAACGAGACGCTCAGCCAACTCGACGCCGCACACGACCGCGCGGCGGCCGGCGAGGTCCCGACTCCGCTGCCGTGTGAGATCTACTGTCACTCGCTGACCGATCCGACGATCCTGTCCGACGGGCTGCGAGCCTCGGGTGCGCAGACGCTGACCGTGTTCGGGTTGCACACCCCGCATTCGCTGCTGACCCGCGGCGACGACGACAGGATGCGCAACACGCTGACGTCCGCAGTCCTGACATCACTCAATTCCGTTCTCGCCGAACCGGTTCAGGATGTCGTGATGGAGGATGCCGCGGGCCGGCTGTGCATCGAGACCAAGACCACCGCCGACCTCGAGCGCAGCCTGAACATGACCGCGGGTCACATCTTCCACGGTGGCCTGCAGTGGCCGTTCGCCGAGGACGGCGATCCACTCGACACCCCGGCACGGCGGTGGGGCGTGGCGACCGATCATCCGCGAATCCTGCTGTGCGGCTCAGGGTCTCGCCGCGGCGGTGCGGTGTCCGGGATCGGCGGGCACAACGCGGCCATGGCCGTCCTGGACAGCTGA
- a CDS encoding C69 family dipeptidase has protein sequence MYSDIRAASCDTMVAVGDATASGRTILAKNSDRNPNEAQYLYRAPAATHEPGAVVRATYISIPQVPSTHGVIGSRPWWIWGFEHGVNEHGVGVGNEALWSREEASAEPGLLGMDLLRLVLERAATADEGLQVLIGLLEEHGQSGTTNLVVDQTYHNGFLIADPSTAWVIETANKHWAAKRVTTVATISNAYSIGSDYDLISADAESYAVERGWWNPSSGGRFDFGAAYADPELPFLASCTARLARSGRVMQDNAERGKVAIEDMWAVLRDIGDTAADWRPGIKSESVICMHAEDTKGHETAASIVTELSADPLILASLASPRLSSFVPVWFDSTTLPWQQPDSAGTDDAWWATEDMQRLVERDYAALGPAPEALFNQADIRTLAAVRALGASASTAERDAVTAEALERRSRIVAHCRAMVAELGDVLADPATVDPRGTYLADIEALRAPTHRGAIPAHLAWAHEALADATS, from the coding sequence ATGTATTCAGACATCCGGGCAGCCAGCTGCGACACCATGGTCGCCGTCGGTGACGCCACCGCGTCCGGCCGCACGATCCTGGCCAAGAACAGCGACCGCAACCCCAACGAGGCGCAGTACCTGTACCGCGCGCCTGCCGCCACGCACGAGCCGGGGGCGGTGGTGCGGGCCACCTACATCAGCATCCCGCAGGTGCCGTCGACCCACGGCGTCATCGGCTCGAGGCCCTGGTGGATCTGGGGATTCGAACACGGCGTCAACGAACACGGCGTCGGCGTCGGCAACGAGGCGCTGTGGTCGCGGGAAGAGGCGTCGGCCGAACCCGGCCTGCTGGGCATGGATCTGCTGCGCCTGGTGCTCGAGCGTGCCGCGACCGCCGACGAGGGCTTGCAGGTGCTGATCGGCCTGCTCGAGGAACACGGCCAGTCCGGCACCACCAACCTGGTGGTCGACCAGACCTACCACAACGGCTTCCTGATCGCCGACCCGTCGACCGCCTGGGTGATCGAGACCGCCAACAAACACTGGGCGGCCAAGCGGGTGACGACGGTGGCCACCATCTCCAACGCGTACTCCATCGGCTCGGATTACGACCTGATCTCCGCCGATGCCGAGTCCTACGCCGTCGAACGCGGCTGGTGGAATCCCAGCAGCGGCGGCCGGTTCGACTTCGGCGCTGCCTACGCCGATCCGGAACTGCCGTTCCTGGCGTCGTGCACGGCGCGGCTCGCGCGGTCCGGCCGGGTGATGCAGGACAACGCCGAACGCGGCAAGGTCGCCATCGAGGACATGTGGGCGGTGCTGCGCGACATCGGCGACACCGCGGCGGACTGGCGGCCCGGCATCAAGTCGGAGTCGGTGATCTGCATGCACGCCGAGGACACCAAGGGCCATGAGACCGCGGCCAGCATCGTCACCGAGCTGTCGGCCGATCCGCTGATCCTGGCGTCGCTGGCGTCCCCGCGGCTGTCGTCGTTCGTGCCGGTCTGGTTCGATTCGACCACGCTGCCGTGGCAGCAGCCGGACTCGGCCGGCACCGACGACGCCTGGTGGGCCACCGAGGACATGCAGCGGCTGGTCGAACGTGACTACGCGGCACTGGGGCCGGCGCCGGAGGCGCTGTTCAACCAGGCCGACATCCGGACGCTGGCCGCGGTGCGGGCACTGGGGGCGTCGGCGTCGACCGCCGAGCGTGACGCGGTGACGGCCGAGGCGCTCGAACGGCGGTCGAGGATCGTGGCCCACTGCCGTGCGATGGTGGCCGAGCTCGGCGACGTGCTGGCCGATCCGGCGACCGTCGACCCGCGGGGGACCTACCTGGCCGACATCGAGGCGCTGCGCGCCCCGACCCACCGCGGCGCGATCCCGGCACATCTGGCCTGGGCGCACGAGGCACTGGCCGACGCGACGAGCTGA
- a CDS encoding ABC transporter permease, producing MTTVPSAHDVDDVAVPAAPDTQRFAWFPRTTTMYAGLAIVAVATLTAILLPLLAPASATVVDPKRAYLPPFSPGHLLGTDQVGRDMAVRIALGLRTSFTIAITVIAIAIVVGFLVGLLSGYFGGFLDTVLMRLTDVQMALPFIVLAVAVLSVSEPSFWSLTAVLTLAMWPTYARVVRSATQLEKSADYVRASVAMGARPGRIIRRYLLRSNISAVLVLAVLDVAAVIVYESTLGFLGIGAPPDMPSLGSIMADGKQYILVYWWITVVPGIALIVTTVGLNLVGIALRSRAKSRGVA from the coding sequence GTGACGACGGTTCCTTCCGCACACGACGTCGACGACGTGGCGGTCCCGGCCGCACCGGATACGCAGCGGTTCGCGTGGTTCCCACGGACGACCACCATGTACGCCGGGCTGGCGATCGTCGCGGTGGCGACGCTGACGGCGATCCTGCTGCCGCTGCTGGCTCCGGCGTCGGCCACCGTGGTCGACCCGAAACGCGCGTACCTGCCGCCCTTCTCACCCGGTCACCTGCTCGGCACCGATCAGGTGGGCCGCGACATGGCGGTGCGGATCGCACTCGGTCTGCGCACCTCGTTCACCATCGCCATCACCGTCATCGCGATCGCGATCGTCGTCGGGTTCCTCGTCGGCCTGCTCTCCGGATATTTCGGCGGGTTCCTCGACACGGTCCTCATGCGGCTCACCGACGTCCAGATGGCGCTGCCGTTCATCGTGCTGGCCGTCGCGGTACTGTCGGTCTCCGAGCCGTCGTTCTGGTCGCTGACCGCGGTGCTGACCCTGGCGATGTGGCCGACGTACGCCCGCGTCGTCCGCAGCGCCACCCAGCTCGAGAAATCGGCCGACTACGTCCGGGCCTCGGTGGCGATGGGTGCCCGGCCCGGGCGCATCATCCGCAGATATCTTCTGCGGTCCAACATCTCGGCCGTCCTGGTGCTCGCGGTCCTCGACGTCGCGGCGGTGATCGTCTACGAGTCGACGCTCGGCTTCCTGGGGATCGGTGCGCCACCGGACATGCCGTCGCTCGGCTCGATCATGGCCGACGGCAAGCAGTACATCCTCGTCTACTGGTGGATCACCGTGGTGCCGGGTATCGCGCTGATCGTCACCACCGTGGGTCTCAACCTCGTCGGCATCGCGCTGCGGAGCCGGGCCAAGAGCCGAGGTGTCGCATGA
- a CDS encoding ABC transporter permease, translating into MTYLLRKIVQTLIVLVGVVTLVFFMLRLIPGDPVRVIAPTANETAAAQIRAELGLDRPLLSQYWGFLQQMVRGDFGESYFFQGGAFDLVVKALPYTALLALTALVLSLLVGIPLGVFAARREDRWSDRTVNVVTIVLQSMPNFWVAIMLGSFVAVKSGIFPTVGYVGPISVVLPSVALAVPLTAVIASVVRTNMADALRSEMAVALRARGLSTARIAWRHALRLTGVPLLTVMGAQFGYLLGGAVVVEYIFNYPGMGLLTLNTVLRRDYPLMQVITLVTALIFLVLNLLIDLSYGRIDRRMAIDNRAGTGARRALPGWLPKFGLKGAQA; encoded by the coding sequence ATGACCTACCTGCTGCGCAAGATCGTCCAGACGCTGATCGTCCTCGTGGGCGTGGTCACGCTGGTGTTCTTCATGCTGCGCCTGATTCCGGGCGACCCGGTCCGGGTGATCGCCCCGACGGCCAACGAGACCGCCGCGGCGCAGATCCGCGCCGAACTCGGACTCGACCGGCCGCTGCTCAGCCAGTACTGGGGGTTCCTGCAGCAGATGGTCCGCGGCGACTTCGGCGAGTCCTACTTCTTCCAGGGCGGCGCGTTCGATCTGGTCGTCAAGGCGTTGCCCTACACTGCGCTGCTGGCGCTGACGGCGCTCGTGCTCAGCCTGCTGGTGGGGATCCCGCTGGGCGTGTTCGCCGCCCGCCGCGAGGACCGGTGGTCGGATCGCACGGTCAACGTCGTCACGATCGTGCTGCAGTCGATGCCCAATTTCTGGGTGGCGATCATGCTGGGGTCGTTCGTCGCGGTGAAATCGGGGATCTTCCCGACCGTCGGCTACGTCGGGCCGATCTCGGTCGTGTTGCCCAGTGTCGCGCTGGCGGTGCCGCTGACCGCGGTGATCGCCAGCGTGGTGCGCACCAACATGGCGGACGCGCTGCGCAGTGAGATGGCTGTGGCGCTGCGAGCCCGGGGGCTGTCGACGGCGCGCATCGCCTGGCGACATGCGCTGCGCCTCACCGGGGTTCCGCTGCTGACCGTGATGGGCGCGCAGTTCGGCTATCTCCTCGGCGGCGCCGTCGTCGTCGAGTACATCTTCAACTATCCCGGCATGGGGCTGCTCACCCTCAACACCGTGCTGCGCCGCGACTATCCGCTCATGCAGGTCATCACGCTGGTGACCGCGCTGATCTTCCTGGTGCTCAACCTGCTCATCGATCTGTCCTACGGCCGCATCGACCGCCGCATGGCGATCGACAACCGGGCCGGCACCGGTGCCAGGCGCGCACTGCCCGGGTGGCTGCCCAAGTTCGGGTTGAAGGGGGCGCAGGCGTGA
- a CDS encoding ABC transporter substrate-binding protein — MLAAALVVTGCSPVENSAVPGGDTSGGSITFLSAENLAGRWDPFDHTLLSQDRLQQMAYEGLLTLDDNLEYQPLLATEWSNPSPEIWEFKLREGVTFHDGTPFTAKDVKASIEYVSNPEVTGSFAFPNPFTAEVVDDHTVRINTGKPFAATLALLASGVSAVVAPAHLIESGKLDEKMVGTGPYMWGSYDGEEAGVKLTAYPDYWGDAPKVKDFTFRFVGDSQTRLSALQSGQAQIIDRVEPDQIPVIEASPDLKVQRTPTVESKWTAFRIEKAPMDNVKLRQAIAHAIDVPTIVKNIMMGSGEVNTSFLTSMQEFSENSPTFPKFDPAKAKQLLAEAGYPGGAGLRPLEYCVSVGFYPKTKEYGEFIVQNLADVGINARLQTLEVARYNQLLFDPQACDLYDHGWFIASKDPEVMLLSLFRNALVTGKPIPAVAAVLEKESATMNPQQRAEVFRTEVLPTIETELPEFPMFASELATAYSSKLENFEVWPNSYFRIQDVTIAQ; from the coding sequence GTGCTGGCGGCCGCACTCGTGGTCACCGGATGCAGTCCGGTCGAGAACAGTGCGGTGCCCGGCGGCGACACGTCGGGCGGGTCGATCACGTTCCTGTCCGCGGAGAACCTGGCCGGCCGGTGGGATCCGTTCGACCACACCCTGCTCAGCCAGGACCGGTTGCAGCAGATGGCCTACGAGGGCCTGCTGACACTCGACGACAACCTCGAGTACCAGCCGCTGCTGGCCACCGAGTGGTCCAATCCGTCGCCGGAGATCTGGGAGTTCAAGCTCCGCGAGGGCGTGACGTTCCATGACGGCACACCATTCACCGCCAAGGACGTCAAGGCCTCCATCGAGTACGTCTCCAACCCGGAGGTGACGGGTTCGTTCGCGTTCCCGAACCCGTTCACCGCCGAGGTGGTCGACGACCACACCGTGCGGATCAACACCGGTAAACCCTTCGCCGCCACCCTGGCGCTGCTGGCGAGCGGGGTGTCGGCCGTCGTCGCGCCGGCCCACCTGATCGAATCCGGGAAGCTGGACGAGAAGATGGTCGGCACCGGGCCTTACATGTGGGGTTCGTACGACGGTGAAGAGGCCGGCGTCAAACTCACCGCCTACCCCGACTACTGGGGCGACGCGCCGAAGGTCAAGGACTTCACCTTCCGCTTCGTCGGCGACAGCCAGACCCGCCTGTCCGCGCTGCAGTCCGGACAGGCGCAGATCATCGACCGCGTCGAGCCCGACCAGATCCCGGTCATCGAGGCCTCGCCCGATCTCAAGGTGCAGCGCACGCCGACCGTCGAGTCGAAGTGGACCGCCTTCCGCATCGAGAAGGCCCCGATGGACAACGTCAAACTGCGCCAAGCGATCGCGCACGCCATCGACGTGCCGACGATCGTCAAGAACATCATGATGGGCAGCGGTGAGGTCAACACCAGCTTCCTGACCTCCATGCAGGAGTTCTCGGAGAACAGCCCCACCTTCCCGAAGTTCGACCCCGCCAAGGCCAAACAGCTTCTCGCCGAGGCGGGTTACCCCGGCGGTGCCGGCCTGCGCCCGCTCGAGTACTGCGTCTCGGTCGGCTTCTACCCGAAGACCAAGGAGTACGGCGAGTTCATCGTCCAGAACCTGGCCGACGTCGGCATCAACGCGCGGCTGCAGACCCTCGAGGTGGCCCGCTACAACCAGCTCCTGTTCGATCCGCAGGCGTGCGACCTCTACGACCACGGCTGGTTCATCGCGTCCAAGGACCCCGAGGTGATGCTGCTCTCGCTGTTCCGCAACGCGCTGGTGACGGGTAAGCCGATTCCCGCGGTGGCCGCCGTCCTCGAGAAGGAGAGCGCCACCATGAACCCGCAGCAGCGGGCGGAGGTGTTCCGCACCGAGGTGCTGCCGACCATCGAGACCGAACTGCCCGAGTTCCCCATGTTCGCCAGCGAACTCGCGACGGCGTACAGCTCGAAGCTGGAGAACTTCGAGGTCTGGCCGAACTCGTACTTCCGCATCCAGGACGTGACCATCGCGCAGTGA
- a CDS encoding ABC transporter ATP-binding protein, with the protein MRWEDADTVRISLPDSDCRSTDPEPVLSFADVSVTFTTERGTAQALRGFDLDVREGEIVAVVGESGSGKSVSMRAAMGLLPPSAAVSGQIRFGGTDLVGLDESRFSALRGKDLAMIFQEPSVALSPVYSIGQQLVETFRLHQDMSRDESRSYAVQMLASVGLPDPEKRLKSFPHQLSGGQKQRVTIAMALAMRPKVIIADEPTTALDVTVQAAVLDLLRECRDQHGSTIVLITHNMGVVADLADRVVVMRDGRIVEQGTTEQIFAAPAEPYTRELIAAVPTIPQPSSVEQAEPEPEQTAAPVLSVEDLRVTYGSGRHAVTAVDGVSFTLGPGRLLGLVGESGSGKSTIAQCLTGLLTPTSGRITLLGQDLGTVRGRARRELTGSLGVVFQDPRASIYPRRTVAEAIREPLDIHRVGTPRSRAERVVKMLDAVHLPTSFADRFPHELSGGQRQRVAIARALAMDPALVIADEPTSALDVSVQAHVVELLRELIGELGFGCVLITHDLGVVATVADDIVVLQSGSVAEAGRARDVLTRPQSSYTQQLVASVPVPDPVVQRRRRSERLVGAAN; encoded by the coding sequence ATGAGGTGGGAAGACGCTGACACAGTGAGGATTTCATTGCCCGATAGTGACTGTCGCAGCACCGATCCGGAGCCCGTGCTGTCATTCGCCGACGTCTCGGTCACCTTCACGACCGAGCGGGGCACCGCGCAGGCGCTCCGTGGATTCGATCTCGACGTTCGCGAGGGCGAGATCGTCGCGGTCGTCGGCGAGTCGGGATCCGGCAAGAGCGTCTCCATGCGCGCCGCCATGGGCCTGCTGCCACCGTCGGCGGCGGTGAGCGGCCAGATCCGGTTCGGCGGCACCGACCTGGTCGGCCTCGACGAATCGCGGTTCTCGGCGCTGCGCGGCAAGGACCTCGCGATGATCTTCCAGGAACCGTCGGTCGCGCTGAGTCCTGTGTACTCGATCGGTCAGCAGCTGGTCGAGACGTTCCGGCTGCATCAGGACATGAGCCGCGACGAAAGCCGTTCCTACGCAGTCCAGATGCTGGCGTCGGTGGGTCTGCCCGACCCCGAGAAGCGGCTCAAGTCGTTTCCCCACCAGCTCAGCGGCGGTCAGAAGCAACGCGTCACCATCGCGATGGCGCTCGCGATGCGCCCGAAGGTCATCATCGCCGACGAACCGACCACCGCCCTCGACGTCACCGTACAGGCCGCCGTGCTCGACCTGCTCCGCGAATGCCGGGACCAGCACGGGTCCACCATCGTCCTGATCACCCACAACATGGGTGTCGTCGCCGATCTCGCCGACCGGGTCGTGGTGATGCGCGACGGACGGATCGTCGAACAGGGAACCACCGAGCAGATCTTCGCCGCCCCGGCCGAGCCGTACACCCGCGAACTGATCGCCGCCGTCCCCACCATCCCGCAGCCCTCTTCGGTGGAGCAGGCCGAACCGGAGCCCGAACAGACTGCGGCACCGGTTCTCTCGGTCGAGGACCTGCGCGTGACCTACGGCTCGGGCCGCCACGCCGTCACCGCGGTCGACGGTGTGTCGTTCACGCTGGGCCCGGGTCGCCTGCTCGGCCTGGTCGGTGAATCGGGCTCGGGCAAGTCGACGATCGCGCAGTGCCTCACCGGACTGTTGACGCCGACGTCGGGCAGGATCACGCTTCTCGGCCAGGACCTCGGGACCGTCAGAGGCCGGGCCCGCCGCGAACTGACCGGATCGCTGGGCGTCGTGTTCCAGGACCCGCGGGCATCGATCTACCCGCGGCGGACGGTGGCCGAGGCCATCCGCGAACCCCTCGACATCCACCGCGTCGGCACACCCAGGTCGCGGGCCGAACGGGTCGTGAAAATGCTTGACGCCGTTCACCTCCCGACGTCGTTCGCCGACCGGTTCCCGCATGAGCTCTCGGGCGGACAGCGCCAGCGCGTGGCCATCGCACGGGCGCTCGCCATGGATCCCGCCCTGGTGATCGCCGACGAACCGACCTCGGCGCTCGACGTCTCCGTCCAGGCGCACGTGGTCGAACTGCTCCGGGAGCTGATCGGCGAGCTCGGTTTCGGGTGCGTGCTGATCACCCATGATCTGGGCGTCGTCGCCACGGTGGCCGACGACATCGTGGTGCTCCAGTCGGGCAGCGTCGCCGAAGCGGGTCGCGCCCGCGACGTGCTCACCCGGCCGCAGAGCTCCTACACCCAGCAGCTCGTGGCGTCGGTTCCGGTGCCGGATCCGGTCGTGCAGCGCCGGCGCAGGTCCGAGCGGCTGGTCGGCGCGGCGAACTGA
- a CDS encoding MarR family winged helix-turn-helix transcriptional regulator → MPHNPLADEVWAALTTLVFDHRDSWRRAVVEASGLPFSRIRVLRRLGRRPMTVKQVALAATLDAPAATVAVNDLEQRGLVVREVNPANRRCKTVSLTDAGRAVLATIEAVDDPAPDVLTALSDDELRALRATLRKLADR, encoded by the coding sequence GTGCCGCATAATCCGCTCGCCGACGAGGTCTGGGCCGCCCTGACGACGCTGGTGTTCGACCACCGCGACAGCTGGCGGCGGGCAGTGGTCGAGGCGTCGGGGCTGCCGTTCAGCCGCATCCGGGTGTTGCGCCGGCTGGGCCGCCGGCCGATGACGGTCAAGCAGGTGGCGCTGGCCGCCACCCTCGACGCGCCGGCCGCCACCGTCGCCGTCAACGATCTCGAGCAGCGGGGACTGGTGGTGCGGGAGGTGAATCCGGCCAACCGCCGGTGCAAGACGGTGTCGCTGACCGACGCGGGCCGCGCGGTGCTGGCGACGATCGAGGCGGTCGACGACCCCGCGCCCGACGTGTTGACCGCCCTGAGTGACGACGAACTGCGGGCGCTGCGGGCGACCCTGCGCAAGCTCGCCGACCGCTGA